A genomic region of Candidatus Bathyarchaeia archaeon contains the following coding sequences:
- a CDS encoding NosD domain-containing protein: protein MDKSCRIALITMLAALLLFGLSLVVNVKTVKGWSGTITIRADGTIEPSDAPIITYDRITYTLTGNITTSGDGIDVERANIIIDGAGYTIEGSGGAAGIYLMEIGNVIVKNVIITRFDYGIWLEGAFNCAIIGNTLMNNVENGMEIWWESTNNRIIGNNIINNGLTGINIGYDSSYNTFYHNNFMDNGRHVTSYDSMNFWSGGNSEGNYWDDYEGEDADGDGIGDTPYYIAEENFDNYPLMSPFRSFDTPLGFNVDIVSNSTIDYFQYFTSNGTIVIHASESQIGQTHGYCRITIPHSLMQPPFIIKVNDVQVEYTLIFENETLSIIYFTYPHSTIEITIVPEFQTLMALLPLLALPTATIIVWRKRRRHC from the coding sequence GTGGATAAAAGTTGCAGAATAGCCCTAATCACAATGTTGGCAGCACTTTTGCTGTTTGGCTTGTCCCTTGTGGTTAACGTTAAAACCGTCAAGGGTTGGAGCGGAACCATAACCATTAGGGCGGATGGAACTATAGAACCGTCTGACGCGCCGATAATAACCTACGACCGCATCACCTACACATTGACCGGCAACATAACAACCTCCGGCGACGGCATCGACGTGGAACGAGCCAATATCATAATTGATGGGGCTGGCTACACCATAGAAGGAAGCGGCGGGGCAGCTGGAATATACCTTATGGAAATTGGGAACGTAATAGTTAAAAATGTAATTATCACGCGCTTTGACTATGGAATTTGGCTTGAAGGCGCCTTCAACTGCGCCATAATCGGCAATACATTGATGAACAATGTGGAGAACGGAATGGAAATCTGGTGGGAATCCACCAACAACCGCATAATTGGAAACAACATAATAAACAATGGCTTGACGGGCATCAACATTGGATATGACTCAAGTTACAACACTTTCTATCATAACAACTTTATGGACAATGGAAGGCATGTAACAAGCTATGATTCAATGAACTTTTGGAGCGGCGGCAACTCCGAAGGTAACTATTGGGACGATTATGAAGGCGAAGACGCCGACGGGGATGGAATAGGCGACACACCATACTATATTGCAGAGGAAAACTTTGACAATTATCCCCTGATGAGTCCCTTCAGAAGCTTCGACACTCCGCTAGGCTTCAATGTTGACATAGTTTCCAACTCAACAATAGACTATTTCCAATACTTCACCTCCAACGGAACAATCGTAATACATGCCTCTGAATCGCAAATAGGGCAGACCCACGGGTACTGCAGAATCACGATACCGCATAGCCTTATGCAACCGCCATTCATCATAAAAGTAAACGACGTTCAAGTGGAGTACACGCTGATATTTGAGAATGAAACATTAAGCATCATCTATTTTACCTACCCCCACTCAACGATAGAAATAACAATCGTTCCAGAATTCCAAACACTTATGGCGCTTTTGCCTTTGTTAGCGCTTCCCACAGCCACGATAATCGTCTGGCGTAAAAGAAGAAGGCACTGCTGA
- a CDS encoding Zn-ribbon domain-containing OB-fold protein, with product MSLEKITNPFNARHWIGHMEADYRYTLGIAGERFFKEIKENARIMGAKCPKCGVVFVPPRLYCERCFAKLEEWVDVGKIGEVYTYTIAAIDIDGKKLEKPQIYALIKFEGAHGGIIHKIGETEKVYIGMKVEAVFKPPSERKASINDIAYFKPAE from the coding sequence ATGAGTCTTGAAAAGATAACCAACCCGTTTAACGCCCGCCACTGGATAGGCCACATGGAAGCAGACTACCGCTACACGCTTGGAATTGCTGGAGAACGCTTTTTCAAGGAGATTAAGGAAAACGCCCGCATAATGGGGGCTAAATGCCCGAAATGCGGCGTTGTCTTTGTCCCGCCGAGGCTTTACTGCGAGAGGTGTTTTGCAAAGCTTGAAGAGTGGGTTGATGTTGGCAAAATAGGCGAAGTCTACACATATACAATAGCCGCAATAGACATTGACGGCAAAAAACTTGAAAAGCCCCAAATATACGCGCTAATAAAGTTTGAGGGCGCCCACGGCGGAATAATCCACAAAATAGGCGAAACAGAAAAAGTCTACATTGGAATGAAGGTGGAAGCAGTTTTCAAACCGCCCAGCGAAAGAAAAGCCTCAATAAACGACATAGCCTACTTCAAACCAGCCGAATAA
- a CDS encoding Zn-ribbon domain-containing OB-fold protein gives MSVKIKHFPGEEIETKDFREGKVLFESFRPKAKYAWSAGIAISRFLEELKNGRIIATTCSKCKRIMVPPRIYCEKCFKPTDGWTYVKDTGVINTFSVSFLAADASRLKEPIVVAIINLDGASEGMGIVHRIEEYGDWKEIKIGMRVKAVWKPPEERIGAITDIKYFKPVKESENP, from the coding sequence ATGAGTGTAAAGATTAAGCATTTTCCTGGCGAGGAGATTGAGACAAAAGACTTCCGCGAGGGAAAAGTGCTTTTTGAAAGTTTTCGTCCAAAAGCCAAATATGCTTGGAGCGCTGGCATAGCCATAAGCCGCTTCCTAGAAGAGCTTAAGAACGGGCGAATTATCGCCACGACATGCAGCAAGTGCAAGCGCATAATGGTTCCGCCGCGGATTTACTGCGAAAAGTGCTTTAAGCCGACGGATGGGTGGACTTATGTGAAGGATACTGGCGTAATCAACACATTCTCAGTCTCGTTCTTAGCGGCTGACGCTTCTAGGCTGAAGGAGCCCATAGTGGTGGCTATCATAAACTTGGACGGCGCCTCTGAAGGCATGGGCATAGTCCACCGCATAGAGGAGTATGGCGACTGGAAAGAAATCAAAATCGGAATGCGTGTTAAAGCCGTCTGGAAGCCGCCAGAAGAGCGCATAGGCGCCATCACAGACATAAAATACTTCAAACCCGTAAAGGAGAGTGAAAACCCATGA
- a CDS encoding thiolase domain-containing protein encodes MFGKKRVAIVGAGVTLFRRNLKETGKELAYHAAKMALEQAGMELRDIQSIVMGTAPDAFDGVHMKGEYLADGAGAYHKPYTRVYVGGGTGVFAPLAGWWHVASGKFDTCLVVCEEKMSSCYPHPQYAFTTIFDPILERPIGMNLIWIFALEMHRYMHKHNIKKEDIALVSVKNKRNALDNPIAQLAANITVEDVLNSEIMAWPVQRLDVSPTSDGAAAAVLVSEDVAKEVTDNPVWIDGVGWCIDSTHWTDRDLYYPDYVEYAARMAYKMAGIKNPPKEIDVAEPYDPFDYKELHHMEGLLLCKKGEAPKLTREGVTQRDGDLPTCPSGGLLGCGNPIAAAGMMKVCEIFWQLRGEAGKRQVPGDPRTGVAQAWGDLMQYGSVIVLRR; translated from the coding sequence ATGTTTGGGAAGAAGAGGGTAGCCATAGTTGGTGCGGGCGTAACCCTATTTAGGAGAAATTTGAAAGAGACTGGAAAGGAGTTGGCGTACCACGCGGCTAAGATGGCTTTGGAACAGGCCGGGATGGAGCTCCGCGACATCCAAAGCATTGTCATGGGAACGGCGCCAGACGCCTTCGACGGAGTCCACATGAAAGGCGAATATTTGGCGGATGGGGCTGGAGCATATCACAAACCGTACACAAGGGTTTATGTTGGCGGCGGAACAGGTGTTTTTGCGCCTTTGGCTGGTTGGTGGCATGTAGCCTCTGGAAAGTTTGACACATGCCTTGTTGTCTGCGAGGAGAAGATGTCCTCTTGTTATCCACATCCGCAATACGCCTTCACAACAATCTTCGACCCAATTCTTGAGCGGCCAATTGGCATGAACCTAATATGGATTTTTGCTTTGGAAATGCACCGCTACATGCATAAGCATAACATAAAGAAGGAGGACATAGCCCTAGTTTCTGTTAAAAACAAGCGGAACGCCCTAGACAACCCCATAGCACAGCTGGCCGCCAACATAACAGTGGAGGACGTTTTAAACTCTGAGATTATGGCTTGGCCGGTTCAACGCCTAGACGTCAGCCCGACAAGCGATGGAGCCGCCGCAGCAGTGCTCGTCTCTGAAGACGTGGCCAAAGAGGTTACAGACAACCCAGTCTGGATTGATGGTGTCGGCTGGTGTATAGACTCAACCCATTGGACAGACCGAGACTTGTATTATCCGGACTATGTGGAGTACGCGGCCCGCATGGCTTACAAAATGGCTGGAATTAAGAATCCGCCTAAAGAAATTGACGTGGCTGAACCCTACGACCCCTTCGATTATAAGGAGTTGCACCACATGGAGGGCTTACTCTTATGCAAGAAGGGTGAAGCGCCAAAATTAACAAGGGAAGGCGTAACCCAAAGGGACGGAGACTTGCCAACATGCCCATCAGGCGGGCTGTTAGGATGCGGCAACCCCATAGCAGCGGCTGGCATGATGAAAGTGTGCGAAATCTTCTGGCAACTGCGAGGTGAGGCTGGCAAGAGACAGGTGCCCGGAGACCCCAGAACCGGCGTGGCACAGGCGTGGGGTGACCTAATGCAGTACGGGTCAGTAATAGTGTTAAGGCGTTAA
- a CDS encoding thiolase domain-containing protein produces the protein MSEVAIVGVGCVGFRPITPELSYKELMFEAAVKAYEDAGGINPREDIDVFVTCAEDYLEGFSIFDEFVPDQLGAALRHLFTVSGDGMLGLATAYMLIKTGFFDTVVVEAHSKASDILTYMDIVQFGLDPIFNRPLGGHPYYIAGLEMNRYLHDTGTTEEQCAQVVVKNRRNAILNPYAAYGADITLDQVMHSEKLFHPLKKLEISTPADGCIVLVLASEKVAEKLTDKPVWVKGVGWCTETPSLETRDWTRAVYTRLAAEMAYKEAKITNPWRDIDFAEIHDMFAYKELQHMEALKLCDYGIAGKLTEEGLTALDGEFPVNPSGGLLGMGYGLEASGLQKVLEVVLQLRGEAGSRQVEDAEVGLAHTWRGIPTATGAVAVLSNVK, from the coding sequence ATGAGCGAAGTGGCAATTGTTGGTGTTGGATGTGTCGGCTTTAGACCAATAACGCCAGAGCTTTCCTACAAGGAGTTGATGTTTGAGGCGGCTGTTAAAGCCTATGAGGACGCCGGTGGAATAAATCCTAGAGAGGACATAGACGTTTTTGTGACATGCGCCGAAGACTATTTGGAAGGCTTCAGCATATTCGACGAGTTCGTCCCAGACCAGCTTGGCGCAGCCCTACGCCACCTGTTCACGGTTTCCGGCGACGGCATGCTTGGATTGGCAACAGCCTACATGCTGATAAAGACCGGCTTTTTTGACACCGTTGTCGTGGAAGCCCATAGCAAAGCCTCAGACATACTAACATACATGGATATTGTGCAGTTTGGGCTTGATCCAATTTTTAACAGGCCTTTGGGCGGACATCCCTACTACATTGCTGGTTTGGAGATGAACCGTTATTTGCATGATACTGGCACGACTGAGGAGCAGTGCGCCCAAGTTGTGGTCAAAAACAGGAGAAACGCCATACTGAACCCGTACGCGGCTTATGGCGCAGACATAACCCTAGATCAAGTCATGCATTCTGAGAAGCTTTTCCACCCGCTGAAAAAGCTGGAGATAAGCACACCGGCAGACGGCTGCATAGTCTTGGTTCTAGCGTCTGAAAAGGTTGCTGAAAAGCTTACCGACAAGCCCGTCTGGGTCAAAGGCGTTGGATGGTGCACCGAAACCCCAAGCCTAGAAACCAGAGACTGGACAAGGGCTGTTTACACGAGGTTGGCGGCTGAGATGGCCTACAAAGAGGCTAAAATCACCAATCCGTGGAGGGATATAGACTTTGCTGAAATTCACGACATGTTCGCCTATAAAGAGCTTCAGCACATGGAAGCCTTAAAACTGTGTGATTATGGCATAGCTGGCAAACTAACAGAGGAAGGCCTAACAGCCTTAGACGGCGAGTTCCCAGTAAACCCGTCTGGAGGACTGCTTGGAATGGGTTATGGGCTGGAGGCTTCTGGACTGCAGAAAGTGCTTGAAGTCGTATTACAGCTTAGAGGTGAAGCTGGCTCTAGGCAAGTCGAGGATGCAGAGGTGGGTTTAGCCCACACATGGCGGGGAATCCCAACGGCAACAGGCGCGGTGGCGGTTTTAAGCAATGTTAAGTAG
- a CDS encoding thiolase domain-containing protein, translating to MKGKPLASIVSAGLSKFGRLEGLYAREIFAQAAKEAYERCPKLDPKRDIKALFIGHMGESYEHQGHTGATAADWAGLLHIPATRTEAACSSSGAALRAAIFAVASGLCDVVMAGGVEKMTHRSTPEVTEFLAMASDFPFEQWHGITFPGLFALMATAHMHKYGTTEVQLAHVAVKNHYNGSLNPKAHMQKEITLEQALSSRVIAWPLKLYDCSLITDGASCLILTKPELAKKFTDTPVHIIGSGQASDTIGIYERDDFTSLRAAKLAAKQAYEMAGVTPEDIDVAEVHDCFTIAEIIAYEDLGFCKPGEGGRLAEKGETTLKGRIPVNTSGGLKAKGHPVGATGTAQAYEIYLQLTGQAGKRQVADAEIGLTHNVGGSGATATVHIYKRG from the coding sequence TTGAAGGGAAAACCCCTAGCCTCAATAGTTTCTGCAGGCTTGTCAAAATTCGGGAGGCTTGAAGGCTTATACGCCCGTGAAATTTTCGCCCAAGCGGCAAAGGAGGCTTATGAACGCTGTCCAAAACTAGACCCGAAACGGGACATAAAAGCCCTATTTATTGGGCATATGGGCGAATCCTATGAGCATCAAGGGCACACAGGCGCGACAGCAGCAGACTGGGCTGGACTGCTGCATATACCAGCAACGAGAACCGAGGCGGCTTGCAGCTCTTCTGGTGCGGCCTTAAGGGCAGCCATATTTGCTGTTGCCTCGGGCTTGTGCGATGTTGTCATGGCTGGTGGCGTTGAGAAAATGACTCATCGAAGCACCCCCGAAGTCACGGAGTTTCTGGCTATGGCTTCGGATTTCCCCTTCGAACAGTGGCACGGCATAACCTTTCCAGGACTTTTTGCATTGATGGCAACAGCCCACATGCACAAGTATGGCACAACAGAAGTGCAGTTGGCTCATGTTGCCGTAAAAAACCATTATAATGGAAGCCTAAACCCCAAGGCCCACATGCAAAAAGAGATAACCCTAGAACAAGCCCTATCATCGCGGGTTATCGCCTGGCCCCTAAAACTCTATGATTGTTCGCTAATAACGGATGGAGCAAGCTGCCTCATACTGACAAAGCCTGAACTAGCCAAAAAATTCACGGACACACCAGTCCACATAATTGGAAGCGGACAGGCAAGCGACACAATTGGCATTTATGAAAGAGACGATTTCACGTCGCTTAGGGCCGCAAAACTAGCTGCAAAACAAGCCTACGAAATGGCTGGCGTAACGCCAGAAGACATTGACGTGGCTGAAGTGCACGACTGCTTCACCATAGCCGAAATAATAGCCTACGAGGATTTAGGCTTCTGCAAGCCAGGCGAAGGTGGACGCTTAGCCGAAAAAGGCGAAACAACCTTGAAGGGCAGAATCCCCGTAAACACAAGCGGAGGCCTAAAAGCGAAGGGCCACCCAGTAGGCGCCACAGGAACAGCCCAAGCCTACGAAATATACTTACAGCTTACTGGGCAGGCTGGCAAGCGACAGGTGGCAGACGCCGAAATAGGCTTAACCCATAATGTTGGGGGTTCAGGCGCCACAGCCACCGTTCACATCTATAAAAGGGGGTGA
- a CDS encoding Zn-ribbon domain-containing OB-fold protein translates to MTEQPQNFTIEQFYKNISQKKLLGGKCRKCGKIHLPPRPLCDKCLSTEFEWVELPKTGKLLTYTIIHVAPTQFQSMTPYAVGIIQLENGVKIPGMIKNVPLDKIRVGMPLKMEFEEPQQTQQWPQWPRYHFKPL, encoded by the coding sequence ATGACAGAACAGCCACAAAACTTCACAATTGAACAGTTCTACAAAAACATAAGCCAGAAAAAGCTGTTGGGTGGAAAATGCCGAAAATGCGGAAAAATCCACCTGCCGCCAAGACCATTATGCGACAAATGCCTATCAACAGAATTCGAATGGGTTGAACTCCCAAAAACTGGCAAGCTTCTGACATATACGATAATCCACGTGGCGCCAACCCAATTCCAAAGCATGACACCATACGCAGTAGGCATAATCCAACTAGAAAACGGCGTAAAAATCCCAGGAATGATAAAAAACGTGCCCCTAGACAAAATAAGGGTTGGAATGCCCCTAAAAATGGAGTTCGAAGAACCCCAACAGACCCAACAATGGCCCCAATGGCCAAGATACCACTTTAAACCGCTTTAG
- a CDS encoding nucleotidyltransferase domain-containing protein: MPIKVEFAILFGSTVYGERLKDSDIDLIVVSKDFDGMPFERRMLILQKSWKHDVMLEAFGFTPKEFEKLKNKSIVVQEAVEKGKKILFRRR, encoded by the coding sequence TTGCCAATTAAAGTTGAATTTGCCATCCTCTTCGGCTCAACAGTTTATGGCGAGAGATTAAAAGACAGCGACATAGACCTAATAGTGGTTTCAAAGGATTTTGATGGGATGCCCTTCGAAAGAAGAATGCTAATATTGCAGAAGAGCTGGAAGCACGATGTGATGCTGGAAGCCTTCGGATTCACACCAAAAGAATTTGAAAAACTCAAAAACAAAAGCATAGTCGTCCAAGAAGCCGTCGAAAAAGGAAAGAAAATTCTATTTCGCAGAAGATAA
- a CDS encoding HAD family hydrolase, with protein MIRAVVFDLDGTIVKFNIDFGAVRAEVRSFLIKEGMPASVLSINESIFEMLKKMEIFMKNNGKTTAKIEEVRRKALAIAEKYELEAAKTTSLQPGITEVLKALRVMGLKIGICTVNSQKSASYILKKFGIDKFFDTVTTRDAVKNVKPNTEHLEATLKALEVNPKEALVVGDSPADMKCAKELGAIAVALPGMSTQKELVDAGANYIITTITDVPTLIEQINISKSI; from the coding sequence ATGATTAGGGCTGTTGTCTTCGACCTAGATGGAACAATAGTGAAATTTAACATAGACTTTGGGGCTGTCAGAGCTGAAGTTAGAAGCTTCCTAATAAAGGAAGGGATGCCAGCCTCGGTGCTATCCATAAACGAAAGCATATTCGAAATGTTAAAGAAAATGGAAATTTTCATGAAGAACAACGGAAAAACAACGGCCAAAATAGAAGAAGTTCGCCGGAAAGCCCTAGCAATTGCTGAAAAATACGAGTTAGAGGCGGCAAAAACCACAAGCCTCCAGCCAGGCATAACAGAAGTTCTAAAAGCCTTAAGGGTTATGGGATTAAAAATTGGTATATGCACAGTCAACAGCCAAAAATCAGCGAGCTACATCCTCAAAAAATTTGGGATAGACAAGTTTTTTGACACAGTAACCACAAGAGACGCCGTAAAAAATGTTAAACCCAACACAGAACACCTAGAAGCCACATTAAAAGCGCTGGAAGTAAACCCGAAAGAAGCTTTAGTCGTGGGAGACAGCCCAGCAGACATGAAATGCGCAAAAGAACTGGGCGCAATAGCAGTAGCCCTACCAGGCATGTCAACACAAAAAGAACTGGTAGACGCGGGAGCAAACTACATAATAACAACGATAACCGACGTACCAACCCTAATAGAGCAAATAAACATCTCCAAAAGCATTTAA
- a CDS encoding nitroreductase family protein — MEHTASCGVCGMEVFEAVQVRRSVRAYQPTPIPKEKLLRVLEAGRLAPSAGNIQPWHFIVVTDAEKRERLAQARFAKFLKEAPVVIVGCGDQRASPKWFGVDVAIAVQNMVLTATSMGLGTCWVGSFDENQVRELLKIPENYRVVALLALGYPKKKFDLTGKVLHLIRRRKPLEKIVSFEEFGKPQDVGGSEE; from the coding sequence ATGGAGCATACCGCATCATGTGGTGTTTGCGGGATGGAAGTGTTTGAGGCTGTTCAAGTTAGGCGTTCAGTGAGAGCTTATCAGCCGACACCAATACCGAAGGAAAAGCTTTTGCGGGTTTTGGAGGCTGGTAGGCTTGCACCTTCAGCCGGCAACATTCAGCCTTGGCACTTCATAGTTGTTACCGATGCTGAAAAGCGGGAGAGGCTTGCCCAAGCCAGATTCGCGAAATTCCTTAAAGAGGCGCCAGTCGTTATTGTTGGTTGCGGCGACCAGAGGGCTTCGCCAAAATGGTTTGGAGTGGATGTTGCCATAGCCGTGCAAAACATGGTTTTAACAGCCACAAGCATGGGTCTTGGGACATGCTGGGTTGGAAGCTTCGATGAAAATCAAGTGCGTGAATTACTAAAAATTCCGGAAAACTACCGTGTTGTGGCGCTGTTGGCGCTGGGCTACCCTAAAAAGAAATTCGACTTGACAGGCAAGGTGCTTCACTTGATTAGGCGTAGGAAACCGCTAGAAAAAATTGTAAGCTTCGAAGAGTTTGGGAAGCCTCAAGACGTCGGTGGCTCTGAAGAGTAA
- a CDS encoding sulfite exporter TauE/SafE family protein has protein sequence MRCEYESTTRRQQAIKEDTPLSAGKISAALVFGILLGAAAGLIGVGGGEFRTPILLYVIGLPVVTAIAVNLLVGLLTVVVSFFRRFQLGLLNGHSINIAIIMSTTSIVGAYFGALLTDKIPEKPLKRLLAAFLIIVGLKIGLEPFIQTPFTLTITLGFIEETLLAALTGLLIGIISGTLGVAGGEFRIPALIYIFSLDIVAAGTASLLVSIPTVASGFLKHQNMGHMNRKATIIAVAMGVGSVLGAFIGASYARVVEKDVLKVLLGAILILATVRM, from the coding sequence ATTCGATGTGAATACGAAAGCACAACGAGGAGGCAACAAGCCATAAAGGAAGATACTCCATTATCTGCTGGTAAAATTTCGGCAGCCCTCGTCTTCGGCATCCTTCTCGGAGCAGCCGCTGGATTGATAGGTGTTGGTGGGGGCGAGTTTAGAACGCCGATACTGCTTTACGTTATTGGGCTTCCAGTGGTGACAGCCATAGCCGTAAACCTACTTGTCGGCTTACTGACGGTTGTGGTCTCGTTTTTTAGGCGCTTCCAGCTGGGCTTGCTAAATGGGCATAGCATTAACATAGCCATAATCATGTCCACAACGTCAATTGTCGGAGCCTATTTCGGGGCGCTTTTAACCGACAAGATTCCAGAAAAACCATTGAAAAGGCTCTTGGCAGCCTTCCTCATAATTGTTGGCTTGAAAATCGGGCTTGAACCTTTCATTCAAACGCCATTCACCTTAACCATAACTCTTGGTTTTATTGAGGAAACCCTCCTAGCAGCCCTAACTGGCTTGCTGATAGGTATTATTTCTGGAACCCTGGGGGTTGCTGGCGGCGAGTTCAGAATTCCAGCCCTAATATACATTTTTAGCCTAGACATAGTTGCGGCTGGAACGGCAAGCCTCCTCGTTTCCATACCGACCGTGGCTTCTGGCTTTTTGAAGCATCAGAACATGGGGCACATGAACAGAAAAGCCACCATAATAGCAGTCGCCATGGGCGTAGGCTCGGTACTGGGTGCTTTTATAGGCGCGTCCTACGCGAGAGTTGTGGAAAAGGACGTTCTAAAAGTGCTGCTCGGCGCGATCCTAATCTTGGCAACAGTTCGAATGTGA
- a CDS encoding LysR family transcriptional regulator, with the protein MQNQTKHKPSFKIWLEHHGKPLIGKGGAQILEQIEKEHSISKAAKKLGMSYRYVWSYIKRVEKSLGKPILETYRGGRKGGGGAELTSFGKALLEEYRRVESLLNKALAKAEQ; encoded by the coding sequence ATGCAAAACCAGACAAAACACAAACCATCCTTCAAAATATGGCTGGAACATCATGGAAAACCACTAATAGGCAAGGGCGGAGCCCAAATCCTAGAACAAATAGAAAAAGAGCACTCCATATCAAAGGCTGCCAAAAAGCTTGGTATGTCTTATCGTTACGTTTGGAGCTACATAAAAAGGGTTGAGAAATCGCTTGGCAAGCCTATACTTGAAACTTATAGGGGAGGCCGAAAGGGCGGAGGCGGCGCAGAACTCACAAGTTTTGGTAAGGCGCTTCTAGAAGAGTATAGGCGTGTGGAAAGTCTACTAAACAAGGCGCTTGCAAAAGCCGAACAATAA
- a CDS encoding DNA-directed RNA polymerase subunit H produces the protein MELLPKTFPVFDIFEHQLVPKHEILTPEEREKVLAQYRVKPYQLPQIKASDPAAKAIGAKPGDILRIIRKSPTAGEHVAYRYVVE, from the coding sequence ATAGAGCTTCTACCGAAAACCTTCCCAGTCTTCGACATCTTCGAACACCAACTCGTGCCAAAACATGAAATTTTAACGCCGGAAGAACGCGAAAAAGTCCTAGCCCAATACAGAGTTAAGCCATACCAGCTACCCCAAATAAAAGCTTCAGACCCAGCAGCAAAAGCCATAGGAGCAAAACCAGGCGATATTCTGCGAATAATACGAAAAAGCCCCACAGCAGGCGAACACGTAGCCTACAGATACGTAGTAGAATAA
- a CDS encoding TldD/PmbA family protein, giving the protein MTVDFGRLALEEASKQGASYADVRISEILNENLTVKNGEPETIAYSQVRGFGVRVIVDGAWGFAGSVDVTKDEIRRCVEKAVSIAKASAMLKKRDVTLVKEKVYREKYATGFNKDPFKVPLEEKLKVLVEASRFLKDFSPLVNVSYAHYRGYRENKLFMSSEGAEISQQITWCGGGISAIAVKGSEVQVRSYPSAFRGDFATSGYEFFESLALMDHAKTVGEELIQLFEAEMCPSGEMDLILCGDQLALQIHESCGHPTELDRVLGTEADYAGTSFLTPEKLGRFRYGSEKVNIVADATVPLGLGTFGFDDEGTKAKKVYLIRRGIFVGYQSSRETAAQLGLKESSGGMRADSPLALPLIRMTNINLLPGDYKAEEIIEDTRRGVLMMTNRSWSIDDKRINFQFGTEIGWLIKNGSREKMVKNPTYMGVTPQFWGSCDAVSKDDWKMWGTPNCGKGVPGQVMYVGHGCGTARFRKVRVGLIR; this is encoded by the coding sequence ATGACTGTTGATTTTGGAAGGTTAGCCCTTGAAGAGGCTAGCAAGCAAGGCGCATCCTACGCCGACGTTAGGATCAGCGAAATCCTAAATGAAAACTTGACGGTTAAGAACGGTGAGCCGGAAACCATAGCCTATTCGCAGGTGCGCGGTTTCGGCGTAAGAGTCATCGTTGACGGCGCTTGGGGTTTTGCCGGTTCAGTGGACGTAACCAAAGATGAGATTAGGCGTTGTGTTGAGAAGGCTGTTAGCATAGCAAAAGCCAGTGCCATGCTCAAGAAGAGGGACGTAACCCTTGTAAAGGAGAAGGTTTACCGCGAGAAGTATGCTACAGGCTTCAACAAGGACCCCTTCAAAGTGCCGTTAGAGGAAAAGCTGAAGGTTCTTGTTGAGGCTAGCCGCTTCTTGAAGGATTTTTCGCCGCTGGTGAATGTTTCCTACGCCCATTATCGGGGTTACCGTGAAAACAAGCTTTTCATGAGCAGTGAAGGCGCAGAAATAAGCCAACAAATAACATGGTGTGGCGGCGGAATATCAGCCATAGCTGTTAAAGGATCAGAAGTCCAAGTGAGGTCTTATCCATCTGCTTTCCGCGGCGACTTTGCCACCAGTGGCTACGAGTTTTTCGAGTCTCTAGCCTTAATGGATCATGCAAAAACTGTTGGGGAGGAGCTTATCCAACTTTTTGAGGCTGAGATGTGCCCTTCTGGTGAGATGGACTTGATTTTGTGCGGAGACCAGTTGGCTTTACAGATTCACGAGAGTTGTGGACACCCCACAGAGCTTGACCGTGTTTTGGGAACAGAGGCGGATTATGCTGGGACAAGCTTTCTAACGCCTGAAAAGCTTGGAAGATTCCGTTATGGCTCTGAAAAGGTGAATATTGTTGCTGACGCCACTGTGCCGCTGGGGCTTGGAACCTTCGGCTTCGACGATGAGGGAACAAAAGCCAAAAAGGTTTACCTTATAAGAAGGGGAATTTTCGTCGGCTATCAGAGTTCGCGGGAGACGGCTGCCCAGCTTGGGCTTAAGGAGAGCAGCGGAGGCATGAGGGCTGACTCGCCCTTGGCTTTACCCCTAATACGCATGACCAACATTAATTTGCTTCCAGGCGACTACAAGGCTGAAGAGATAATTGAGGATACTCGCAGGGGCGTTTTGATGATGACCAATCGCTCGTGGAGCATAGATGATAAGCGAATAAACTTCCAGTTTGGCACGGAAATAGGCTGGCTGATAAAGAATGGAAGCCGTGAGAAGATGGTTAAGAACCCGACTTATATGGGTGTGACGCCCCAGTTTTGGGGTTCATGCGACGCCGTAAGCAAAGACGACTGGAAGATGTGGGGTACGCCAAACTGTGGCAAGGGCGTGCCTGGACAAGTCATGTATGTTGGACATGGATGCGGCACTGCCCGCTTCAGAAAAGTCCGTGTTGGATTAATAAGGTGA